Below is a genomic region from Actinomadura sp. NAK00032.
GACCAAGGAGGGACGCGGAATCGTCATGCGGGTCCCCCTCGAAGGCGGGGGCCGCCTCGTGGTCGAGCTCTCCGCCGACGAGGCCAAGGAGCTCGGCGAGGCGATCAAGGGCGTCGTGGGCTGACGGCGCACCGCTCCCGCCCTTTCTGGTGACGGTCCCGGCGACGACGCCGGGGCCCTTGCCATTTCCGCACGCGAACGTCCAGATCAGGGGGACCAGCACCATGCCCATCGAGACCCGCGTCCAGGGCGCCGGCGGCACCGTGTCGCAGACGGCCGCCGACCTCGGCGCCGAGGCGGTGGCGGTACCGGTCCGCAAGGGCCCCGTCGCGCCCGCGGCCGAGGTCGCCGGGGCGCTGCCCTTCACGCTGGACGAACTGCTCGCGCTGCACAAGGCCAAGGGCGAGCCGGGCGAGATCACCGCGACCCAGGTCCGCATCGGAGACCAGGTCCGGGAGCTGCTGCTGTACGGGGTGGGCGACGCGGCCCCGGCCGACCTGCGCAGGGCCGGGGCCGCGCTGGCCCGCCGCGGCAGGGGCCGCGCGGCGCTCGTCGCCGGCGTGCCCGCCGGCGACCTCGCCGCGTTCGTCGAGGGCGCGCTGCTCGCGTCCTACGAGTTCAAGATCGGCGCGCCGCCCGCCCGGAAGGCGCTCGGCACCCTCGCCGTGCTGACCGAGGCCGGGCCCGCGGCCGACGCCCCGGCGATCGAGCGCGGCACCGCGCGGGCGCGGGCGACCGCGCTGGCCCGCGACCTCACCAACACGCCCGCCGCCGAGAAGGACCCGTCCTGGCTCGCGGCGCGGGCCGAGCAGGCCGCCGCCGAGGCCGGGCTCACCGTCCGGGTCCGCGGTGAGAAGGAGCTGGCCGAGGGCGGCTTCGGCGGGCTGCTCGCCGTCGGCTCCGGGTCCGCCCGCCCGCCCCGGCTGATCGAGCTCTCCTACGTGCCGGACGAGCCCGTAGGCCGGCACATCGTCCTCGTCGGCAAGGGCATCACGTTCGACAGCGGCGGCCTTTCGCTGAAGCCGAACGAGGGCATGAAGACGATGAAGACCGACATGGCCGGCGGCGCCGCGGTCATCGCCGTCATGAGCGCGCTGCGCGGCCTCGGCGTCCGCGCCCGCGTCACCGGCCTGGTCGCCGCGGCGGAGAACATGCCGTCCGGGTCGTCGATGCGCCCCGGCGACGTGATCACCCACTTCGGCGGAAAGACCTCCGAGATGCTGAACGCCGACGCCGAGGGCCGGCTCGTCCTCGCCGACGCGCTCGCCTACGCCGCCGCCGAACTCGCCCCCGACGCCGTCGTGGACGTCGCGACCCTCACCGGCGCCGCGAAGGTCGCGCTCGGCCTGCGGCACGCGGCGCTGTTCGCCACCGACGACGACCTCGCCGCCGCGCTCACCCGGGCCGGGACGGCGGCGGGCGAGCCGGTGTGGCGGATGCCGCTGACGGCCGACTACCGCGCCGCGATCGACTCCGACCTCGCCGACGTCGCCAACATCGGGCGCGGCGGCTACGGCGCCGGCGCCACCACGGCCGCGCTGTTCCTGCGCGAGTTCGCGGGCGACCGCCCCTGGGCGCACCTCGACATCGCCGGCCCGGGCCGCGCCACCGCCGACGACGCCGAGATCACCCGCGGCGCGACCGGCTACGGCGTCCGGCTGCTGCTCGACTGGCTGACGGCCTGACCGGCGGGCCGCCGGTCACTTCGTCCGGCGGTCCACCACCGGGACGCGGCGCCGCCGCCGGGCCTCCTTGACGATCTCGGGGAGCGCCGCGTCCCAGCCCGCCTCCACGGCGAAGCACCACGGCGCGGCCGCCGCCGTCGCGGGCACGTCCCGCATCGTCAGCGCCACCAGGGCCGGCCGCTCCGACGTGCGCGCCATCTCGGCCAGCTCCGCGGTCGGCAGGAACACCACGTAGTCCTGCTCGCCCCGCCGGGTGCCTGGCACGCCCCGCCGCAGCGCCGCGATCGCGGCCACCTCGTCCCACGGCAGCGACCGCCCGGCCGAGCGCGGCAGCGGCCAGCGCGCCGGGCGCCGCACCGCGTCGCCGTCCAGCTCCAGCACGGGACGGCGCGCCAGCATCGCGCCCGCCGACACCAGCAGGCCCGCCCCGAACAGCGCGATCCCCGTCGCGCCGAGCACCATGAAGGTGACGCCGGCCACGCTCGTCCCGCGCACCGCGCCGCCCGTGACGAACGCCACGGACGCCGCGAACAGGATCGCGAACGCCACCAGCTGCCAGACCCCGCGCCACGTCACCCGGTCGCGCACCGAGAACAGCTCGCGCGTCTCGGCCGCCTCCACAACCTGATCGTCTGCCGCCATCGGTCGTCCTTTCAGGGGAGCCCAACCCGCCGTGTCATTGCCTGGGGGCGACCCCCAGACCCCCGATGGGGCTGACCGCTGCCCTCCGCTCCGCTGGAGCTCCGCTCCAGGCATCGGTCAGCCGCGCTTCACCGCGCACAGAAGGCCGTCGCCGACCGGGATCAGGAGGGGGACGAGGCGCTCGTCCTCGCGGATCATGCGGTGCACCTCGCGGATCGCCTCGGTGTCGGGGTCGCGGACGGCGGAGTCGGCGACCCGGTCGTGCCACAGCGCGTTGTCGAACGCGACCGCGCCGCCGGGGCGGAGCAGGCGCAGCGCGTCCGTCAGGTACTCGGGGTACTCCCGCTTGTCGGCGTCGCAGAAGACCATGTCGTAGGCGCCGTCGGTGAGCCGGGGCAGCACCTCCAGCGCCGGGCCGGTGATCATCC
It encodes:
- a CDS encoding DUF3117 domain-containing protein, with the protein product MAAMKPRTGDGPLEVTKEGRGIVMRVPLEGGGRLVVELSADEAKELGEAIKGVVG
- a CDS encoding M17 family metallopeptidase, with translation MPIETRVQGAGGTVSQTAADLGAEAVAVPVRKGPVAPAAEVAGALPFTLDELLALHKAKGEPGEITATQVRIGDQVRELLLYGVGDAAPADLRRAGAALARRGRGRAALVAGVPAGDLAAFVEGALLASYEFKIGAPPARKALGTLAVLTEAGPAADAPAIERGTARARATALARDLTNTPAAEKDPSWLAARAEQAAAEAGLTVRVRGEKELAEGGFGGLLAVGSGSARPPRLIELSYVPDEPVGRHIVLVGKGITFDSGGLSLKPNEGMKTMKTDMAGGAAVIAVMSALRGLGVRARVTGLVAAAENMPSGSSMRPGDVITHFGGKTSEMLNADAEGRLVLADALAYAAAELAPDAVVDVATLTGAAKVALGLRHAALFATDDDLAAALTRAGTAAGEPVWRMPLTADYRAAIDSDLADVANIGRGGYGAGATTAALFLREFAGDRPWAHLDIAGPGRATADDAEITRGATGYGVRLLLDWLTA